One Asterias rubens chromosome 1, eAstRub1.3, whole genome shotgun sequence genomic region harbors:
- the LOC117300834 gene encoding YLP motif-containing protein 1-like isoform X2 yields MMWNPLKSGMDGMSAEKMNEMKLMNLQAEAQMWQQMQQNQQQWMDHQNQQYNNDMMKYQSEYQRWTQQEQRFQQTGQGMQGQQQQQQHMQSMQVEALLALRSRRNDFNDQLQNWERQFKKWKEDHMTHPNKDQFKTYLEQWKSWQTKMENSLQDIQQQIVVKEDEMNSFGIPLPTETLNNRRGRGNEQGQGMGPRVGPGMGQGMGQGMGPGMGPGMGSEMCPGDGMSQSVGPNMGPGIGQGMGPGMGQGMGPGMGQGVGPGMGPGMGPGMGPGMGPGMGPGMGPGMGPEMGPGMGPGMGPGMGPGMGPGMGPGMGPEMGPGMGPGMGPGMGPGMGPGMGPGNGPGMGPGMGPGMGPGMGPGMGPGDGMNQRMGPGFGPKNNSDFGPRGPRGNQGQSGRESSGQRDPRMRGREESFQGGSGPIGHDDMGPGATRVYNGPGPRVPGGNGPRDPRKMGSRGPQVSGQRGPNEMEPRFPDGMRGRGPEEMGPRGPDGMGHRGLGGSGPSGPGRMGPDGPVGMGSRGQGGMGVRGPEGMGPRVSGGIGPAGPSGMGPEGAGRMEPGISGGMGPRGTGGIGLGGPGGMGPRGPGGMGPGDSGGMGPGVPGGMGPGGPRGMGPGGPRGMGPGGPRGMGPGGPRGMGPGVPRGIGPGDSGGMGPGGLDGMRPGGPVGMGPGGMGPGGPGDMMARGPGGMGPRGSGNMGTQGSGLGGQGVGQFGPGMDQREIGSRDPRRHPGPVAPEAPSSGMGGDLGRGVGDMGSQDQQMMNLQMRGDHAMNKQGAGMQGTNMGGQQIPHGMGPAHMQTSHTGLGTSAPESNEHQGVPTHGRNSQDFPLFGKKDADERKVKEKKRYDEIAPPGVDFFTPPKIGPPPKIVPEVEEAEKDLKAKEESCEEPDKITAWPPGSESDGEKKSAATKKYPSVKKDAPIVIKPKLVSMQAIKKDQSLPVVKENASKLSSLMPKKASEISQDKTNKEEQDQSSGVAQNKVIDVDVDEGQSATTKTDETKSALKKVISAEVKNKYNFLNLGEDSQNTEQSYVKMNRRKDNAVFPLRNRDRYRRRSKSKSKSRSRSTSPDKNKSRKKSRSRSKSKSKNPSRSRDRSRSRNRSRSRNRSRSKNRSRSRNRSRSKNRSRSRNRSPRKNSSRRSRSRSRGRVGGRNRSRDRSLERFRYRGRDQARSYRNERGRDRSPYRGPPKPDNRDRKELPERPERPRGRQSNLPKSYRTNSPRKSLSPVPRTSLPRTSLPRTEASTSGAPTETTPSTVQELSDLEHDIIRKAAHDLKMIREQQSKLLPAGMGGGPPLSEMSSGDRRSSEPRGPPDTLERDRLLEREIPDRDRDGWPGPDRYKRPGEEPRLHSVERRYRDEEPFPPLSNRRGGFGERGGFSERGGRRDLGGYPDDPYHMDPYDDEPYRKRSTASSWEYDERARLERLRNIEERLDMELGIDRRRAYDIDRRDPGRGYADRPPEPDYPRYMDDPRPPAPVREEKKVASFDYGHGQGGSSPPRTRTAPEVERPADSYGDSDMRRPAMSPGHFEGAQARFDERDREMQPPREQFKAGNFDQGPKRFLQEPGPKGIHQEPGRFGGEQERMDMERFVRAEQFNRGRGQEDRRYEREPGNFDTDQRQQDRNPRWRQEGQHERDRDDRDQGRDQGRDRHGEYGKDMGHLGDESRQYNLEDYRSDPFESEESRFMSTSYPTTIQGGYDSPYGGNDGPPPQQPPPALPLNIQPAPPPSVLPPPPPKPPVEEPKPETVLIEDLLKNPGRKSRPKKVVIILRGPPGSGKSYVAKLIKDLETKMGGQMPRMLCLDDYFMTEVERMQTDEETGKRLLLKALEYEYEAMMEIAYRTSLLKSFKKTVDDGFFDFIIVDANNDKMQYVVPFRNYSKLKGFEVYVVEMLTDAATCHKRDSHNRGLPDIQKIVRFYEPLPYDYTRLDVRSLLQDDCIEEVEMEDFDEDESEKADDKSDDEEEEEEESKSNYFQVSYRCRT; encoded by the exons ATGATGTGGAACCCTTTAAAATCTGGGATGGATGGCATGTCGGCCGAAAAG ATGAATGAAATGAAGTTGATGAACCTACAGGCCGAAGCACAGATGTGGCAGCAGATGCAGCAGAACCAACAGCAATGGATGGACCATCAGAACCAACAGTACAACAACGACATGATGAAATACCAGTCTGAATACCAACGATGGACGCAGCAAGAGCAAAGGTTCCAACAGACGGGGCAGGGCATGCAGGgtcagcagcagcaacagcagcacaTGCAGTCAATGCAAGTTGAAGCCTTG ttggcCTTGAGGAGTAGAAGAAATGACTTCAACGACCAACTTCAAAACTGGGAGAGGCAATTCAAGAAATGGAAAGAAGATCACATGACCCATCCAAATAAAGACCAGTTTAAAACTTATCTGGAACAATGGAAAAGCTGGCAAACCAAAATGGAAAATTCTCTTCAGGATATTCAGCAGCAAATTGTTGTGAAAGAAGACGAAATGAATTCATTTGGAATTCCTCTCCCAACTGAGACATTGAATAACAGAAGAGGCAGAGGAAATGAGCAAGGTCAAGGAATGGGACCAAGAGTGGGACCTGGCATGGGTCAAGGAATGGGCCAAGGGATGGGTCCAGGAATGGGTCCTGGAATGGGTTCGGAAATGTGTCCTGGTGATGGTATGAGTCAAAGCGTAGGTCCTAACATGGGTCCAGGAATAGGTCAAGGAATGGGACCAGGAATGGGTCAAGGCATGGGCCCAGGAATGGGTCAAGGAGTGGGACCAGGCATGGGTCCAGGCATGGGTCCAGGCATGGGTCCAGGAATGGGTCCAGGAATGGGTCCAGGAATGGGTCCAGGAATGGGTCCAGAAATGGGTCCAGGAATGGGTCCAGGAATGGGTCCAGGAATGGGTCCAGGAATGGGTCCAGGCATGGGTCCAGGCATGGGTCCAGAAATGGGTCCAGGAATGGGTCCAGGAATGGGTCCAGGAATGGGTCCAGGAATGGGTCCAGGAATGGGTCCAGGAAATGGTCCAGGAATGGGTCCAGGAATGGGTCCAGGAATGGGTCCAGGAATGGGTCCAGGAATGGGTCCTGGTGATGGTATGAATCAACGAATGGGACCTGGATTTGGACCGAAAAATAACTCGGATTTTGGCCCAAGAGGTCCTAGGGGAAATCAAGGTCAAAGTGGTCGTGAAAGCAGTGGTCAGAGAGATCCAAGAATGAGAGGTCGAGAGGAGTCATTTCAAGGAGGTTCGGGACCAATAGGTCACGATGATATGGGTCCGGGGGCCACACGGGTTTACAATGGACCTGGGCCAAGGGTTCCTGGTGGAAACGGACCAAGAGATCCAAGAAAAATGGGTTCCAGAGGTCCCCAAGTTTCAGGTCAGAGAGGCCCAAATGAAATGGAACCAAGGTTTCCAGATGGAATGAGAGGAAGGGGACCCGAAGAAATGGGGCCCAGGGGTCCTGATGGAATGGGGCATAGGGGTCTTGGTGGATCAGGGCCAAGCGGTCCAGGTAGAATGGGTCCTGATGGTCCTGTTGGAATGGGTTCTCGAGGTCAAGGTGGAATGGGTGTAAGGGGTCCTGAGGGTATGGGACCTAGAGTCTCTGGCGGTATTGGACCCGCAGGTCCTAGTGGAATGGGACCTGAAGGGGCTGGCAGAATGGAACCTGGAATTTCTGGTGGAATGGGACCTAGAGGTACTGGTGGTATTGGACTTGGAGGTCCTGGTGGAATGGGACCTAGAGGTCCTGGTGGAATGGGACCTGGAGACTCTGGTGGAATGGGACCTGGAGTTCCTGGTGGAATGGGACCCGGAGGTCCTAGGGGAATGGGACCCGGAGGTCCTAGGGGAATGGGACCTGGAGGTCCTAGGGGAATGGGACCTGGAGGTCCTAGGGGAATGGGACCTGGAGTTCCCAGAGGAATCGGACCTGGAGATTCTGGCGGAATGGGACCTGGAGGACTTGATGGAATGAGACCTGGAGGTCCTGTTGGAATGGGACCGGGCGGAATGGGACCTGGAGGACCTGGTGATATGATGGCAAGAGGTCCTGGTGGTATGGGTCCGAGAGGCTCTGGAAACATGGGTACACAAGGAAGTGGTTTAGGTGGGCAAGGTGTCGGCCAGTTTGGGCCTGGAATGGATCAGAGGGAAATTGGTTCAAGAGATCCCAGAAGACATCCTGGACCAGTGGCACCCGAAGCACCAAGTTCAGGCATGGGAGGCGATCTAGGACGAGGGGTGGGAGACATGGGCAGTCAAGATCAGCAGATGATGAATTTACAGATGAGGGGTGATCATGCTATGAATAAACAAGGTGCTGGAATGCAAGGCACTAACATGGGGGGACAGCAGATTCCACATGGAATGGGACCTGCACACATGCAAACCAGCCATACTGGTCTTGGTACAAGTGCACCTGAAAGCAATGAACATCAAGGAGTGCCGACACATGGAAGAAATTCCCAAGACTTTCCGCTCTTCGGAAAGAAAGATGCGGACGAAAGAAAAGTCAAGGAGAAGAAAAGATATGATGAGATTGCTCCACCTGGTGTTGATTTTTTCACACCACCAAAGATCGGTCCACCACCAAAGATAGTTCCAGAAGTGGAAGAGGCTGAGAAAGATTTAAAAGCCAAGGAGGAAAGTTGTGAAGAGCCGGATAAAATAACAGCTTGGCCACCAGGTTCTGAGTCTGATGGTGAAAAGAAATCTGCTGCAACAAAAAAGTATCCATCTGTCAAAAAGGATGCACCTATTGTCATTAAACCAAAGTTAGTCAGCATGCAAGCCATCAAAAAGGACCAATCTTTGCCTGTCGTTAAAGAAAACGCATCAAAGCTGTCATCACTGATGCCGAAGAAAGCAAGTGAAATTAGTCAAGACAAAACTAACAAAGAGGAACAAGACCAATCCTCAGGTGTTGCGCAAAACAAAGTAATTGATGTAGATGTGGATGAAGGACAGTCAGCGACTACCAAAACAGATGAAACCAAATCTGCTTTGAAGAAAGTAATCAGTGCAGAAGTCAAGAATAAATACAACTTTCTGAATCTTGGAGAGGATTCACAGAATACAGAGCAGTCATATGTGAAGATGAACAGAAGGAAGGATAACGCAGTCTTTCCACTTCGAAATCGTGATCGTTACCGCCGTAGGTCCAAAAGTAAAAGCAAGAGCCGAAGTAGGAGCACAAGTcctgataaaaacaaaagtcgTAAGAAAAGTCGAAGCAGAAGCAAAAGCAAGAGCAAGAACCCTAGTCGTAGCAGGGATCGTAGTAGAAGTAGGAACCGAAGTCGCAGCAGGAACCGAAGTCGCAGCAAAAACAGAAGTCGCAGCAGGAACAGAAGTCGCAGCAAGAACAGAAGTCGGAGCAGGAACAGGAGTCCTAGAAAGAACAGCAGTCGTCGAAGCAGAAGTAGAAGCAGAGGTCGAGTTGGTGGCAGAAATCGAAGTCGAGATCGTAGCTTAGAGCGATTTCGTTATAGAGGTCGAGATCAAGCTCGCTCTTATCGCAATGAGCGTGGTCGAGATAGGAGTCCATATAGAGGTCCACCAAAACCTGACAATCGTGACCGAAAAGAGTTACCCGAAAGACCAGAAAGACCGAGGGGGAGGCAGTCAAATTTACCCAAAAGCTACAGGACCAACTCGCCCCGTAAATCCCTATCGCCAGTACCTCGTACCAGTCTGCCTCGTACCAGTCTGCCTCGTACTGAAGCTAGTACTTCAGGAGCTCCTACTGAAACAACACCCTCGACTGTTCAAGAGCTAAGTGACCTAGAACATGATATCATTCGAAAAGCTGCACATGATCTGAAGATGATTCGAGAGCAGCAGAGTAAACTCCTTCCTGCAGGAATGGGAGGAGGTCCACCACTTTCAGAAATGTCATCG GGTGATCGCCGCTCAAGTGAACCGAGAGGCCCACCAGATACTCTTGAAAGAGATAGACTCTTGGAGCGAGAGATACCGGATCGAGATAGAGACGGCTGGCCCGGTCCGGACAGATACAAACGCCCAGGCGAGGAGCCAAGATTACATTCAGTGGAACGACGTTACAGGGATGAGGAACCCTTCCCACCATTGTCCAATCGAAGAGGCGGCTTTGGTGAACGGGGCGGCTTCTCGGAACGGGGTGGCAGGAGAGATTTGGGTGGATATCCTGATGATCCCTACCACATGGATCCTTATGACGATGAACCCTATAGGAAAAGATCGACTGCCAGTTCGTGGGAGTACGATGAGAGGGCTAGATTGGAACGACTGCGAAACATCGAGGAGAGATTGGACATGGAGCTTGGCATTGACAGACGGAGGGCTTATGATATAGATCG GCGGGACCCTGGGAGAGGATACGCTGACAGACCTCCGGAACCTGACTACCCCCGCTACATGG ACGACCCAAGACCCCCAGCTCCAGTCAGGGAAGAGAAAAAGGTGGCGAGTTTTGATTATGGTCATGGGCAAGGAGGCAGCAGTCCACCACGTACTCGTACTG CTCCAGAGGTTGAGAGACCTGCTGACAGCTACGGCGACAGTGATATGAGAAGACCCGCTATGAGTCCTGGTCATTTTGAAGGTGCTCAAGCTAGGTTTGACGAACGGGATCGTGAGATGCAACCACCAAGGGAACAGTTCAAAGCAGGGAACTTCGATCAGGGACCAAAAAGGTTCCTTCAAGAGCCAGGACCAAAGGGGATCCATCAAGAGCCAGGCCGATTCGGCGGAGAACAGGAGAGGATGGACATGGAGCGGTTCGTCAGAGCTGAACAGTTTAATCGAGGGCGCGGTCAAGAGGACAGACGATATGAGAGGGAGCCGGGTAACTTTGACACTGACCAGAGACAGCAGGATAGGAATCCGAGATGGAGGCAGGAGGGACAACACGAACGGGATCGAGATGATCGGGATCAGGGTCGGGATCAGGGTCGGGATCGGCATGGAGAGTATGGGAAGGATATGGGACATCTCGGTGATGAGTCTAGGCAGTACAATCTGGAGGATTACAGAAGCGATCCTTTTGAATCTGAAGAAAG TCGCTTTATGTCCACAAGCTACCCGACGACCATACAAGGTGGTTACGACAGTCCGTACGGCGGAAATGATGGACCTCCCCCTCAGCAACCCCCACCGGCGTTACCTCTAAATATACAGCCAGCTCCACCCCCTTCTgttcttcctcctcctccaccCAAACCTCCAGTAGAGGAACCCAAACCGGAGACTGTCTTGATCGAGGATCTCCTGAAGAATCCAGGACGGAAGAGTCGCCCCAAGAAGGTGGTGATCATCCTCAGAGGGCCGCCTGGTAGTGGGAAGTCGTATGTCGCTAAACTCATCAAG GACCTGGAGACAAAGATGGGTGGTCAGATGCCCCGTATGCTGTGCCTGGATGACTACTTCATGACTGAAGTGGAGAGGATGCAGACTGATGAAGAGACTGGAAAGAGGTTGCTCTTAAAG GCTCTGGAGTATGAGTATGAAGCGATGATGGAGATCGCGTATCGTACCAGCTTGCTGAAGTCCTTCAAGAAGACGGTAGACGATGGTTTCTTTGACTTCATCATCGTGGATGCCAACAATGACAAGATGCAGTATGTTGTACCCTTCAGGAACTACAGCAAACTCAAAGGCTTTGAG GTGTATGTGGTAGAAATGCTAACTGACGCTGCAACCTGCCACAAGAGGGACTCTCACAATCGGGGCCTGCCTGATATCCAAAAG ATTGTGCGCTTTTATGAGCCTCTACCTTATGACTACACCAGGCTGGATGTTCGCTCACTCCTTCAAGATGATTGCATTGAAGAG GTGGAGATGGAAGACTTTGATGAGGATGAGTCGGAGAAAGCAGACGATAAAAGTGATgacgaggaggaggaggaagaggaatCG